The window GGGCACCACCATATCCAGCGGCTTGGCGGCTTCTTTGAGCGAACCTACGGCGGAGGCGGAGATGAGGTATTCCACCCCAAGGGATTTCATCGCATAGATGTTGGCGCGAAAGGGTAGCTCGGTAGGCATGAGGGTGTGGCCGCGCCCGTGGCGGGCCAAAAACGCCACACGAGTGCCATCCAGTGTGCCCAGAATGATGGCGTCTGAGGGGCTGCCAAAGGGGGTGTCAACGCGAACTTCTTCGATGTCGGTGAGGGCTTCCATTTGGTAGAGGCCGCTGCCGCCGATGATGCCAATCTGTGCCTGTGCCGCCATGGTAGTTACTGTCTAGTGCTGGACTGCATTATCATACCCGGCTGTTGCAAGAGCCAGAGGCCAGTGCTGGTCATGCCTGAGTCGTCCGGGCGCACTAGCAGAAAGTGGAGGCCTTGACTTGCCTGTTTACGCTGCTCAAAGCGTTGCCCTGCGGCAGCCACATCGGGGTCGCTGAAGGTGGTGAAGACCCAGCGATCGCACAATCCTGCATCCAAAATCAGTCCATCTGGTTCCCCCCGCACATAGCTCAGCCAAGCGGGATTGTTAGCCTGAATCCACTGGGCCAGGGCCATCGCTTGTCGTCCGGCATCGACTACAATTCCAGGAATTGGCGTGGTGCTGGCTAAGCCCAAACCGGAGGGCATTAAGCTCGGCAGCAGGTGGCGCAGGGGAATAGGTTCGTAGGGCAGGGTTTGCTCAAAGTCGTAGGCGGATAGCGCTGTGAAACCCCAGCGATCGCCCCAAAGATTTTCGGGCAGGGGAACAGGGGGCGGTGACTCGATATGCAGTGGGTTGTAGGGAATGGGGACGGCATTGGGTTGGGTGGGATACCATTTGGCCCGCTGCTGAAGCCACTGGTGCAGGGTAGCGGTGTGGCGGGTCGGTTCGACCGCAATTCCCAGCGACTCACAGCTCACGGTTAGCAGCGACAGCGCCTGGGGCCGAAACACCTGAATTTTCTCGGGGGGGCTACCGGCTTTTTCTAACGCTATGCCTATTTGCTCGCTCACCCAGGCTTTGTTCACCGACGATTGAGCAGTCATGGCCCCGTAGCTGAAAACAAAATCGTCGCTGCACAGCAAAATTTCCCAAAGGGGTTCACCGCTGGGGCTGGTCAGGGGTGGGCGGTGGAGATCGGCTTGCCAGACAGTCATGGTGGGTATCTGGCCGCTACGGGCTCAGCGCAGGGGCTTACATTTTAAGGCGTGGGGCTGAAGTTAGGCAGCAGGGTTGAAACAACCAGCGGCAGTCTCAGCATAGGGGAGAAGGCTAACTTTACCTTACCTAAATTGGTTGAGTGACGCGTCGATGAATGGTTGAGCTGGCAGGGGTCTCGCGTTCAACTGGAACTGGAGGCTAGTAGGCTCAGTCTGTAGAAACCATTGACTCGCACCCTTCCCTGGGTAGATGGCTTGGGGTTAAAAAATGGTGCTATATGATTGAGCCGTGGCGAGAGTGGGGAATGCAGGGTGAATCAAGTCTTACGCGTCAACCGGGCTACGGCGCTGGTGCTGAGGCCGGAGCCGCCGGGGCAGTTGGCTGCTAATGAGCAGGTAGCGATCGCCGCTGGGAGCGTCTATCCGCTGCAATCTTACGCCTATGCCGACGTTGACGGCGGGTTTAACGGCCACATTAAAGTGGCCTTTCGCGACAGCGCCCCCGGTGGGTTTAATACCTGGTTTGTGCCCAGTCGTGATACCCAGGTAGAGTCGGATGGCGTCGTGGTTTACCCCCACGAAGACCAGGAGGGCATGCCCGTGCTGTGGATTAATACCAGTACCCTGCTGAAGCGCCGTCCCCTCGACTCGGCTCTGCTCAACCCCAGCGAAACCGTTGCCGTGTCTCGGGGGCAATCCTACAACCTGCACTCCTACGCCTTTGCCGATAGCCAAGGCAACTTTAACAACCACATTAAAATTGCCATTCGCAACCCCGAGGACTTTGTCAATGGGCTGAGCACCTGGTTTGTGTATACTCCGCAAGCCTTTGTCACCCTCGACAACGATGTGGTGTTTCCGCGCCCAGACCCCAATGCCTTTGTCCTGCGCGTGACTGCTAACACTCTGTTTAAGCGTCGCCCGGTCGACAATAGCCAACTGGCCCCTAACGAGCGGGCCACTGCCTCACCGGGCACAGCAATCGTGCTCAGCAGCTACGCCTTTGCCGATGCTCAGGGGTCATTTAACGGCCACATTCGCTTTGCGATCAAGTACGTCAAAGATGACATCAACGGGTTGAATACCTGGTATGTGTTCCAGGGCCATGCGCGGGTCGAGCGGGCTGGAGTGGTCGTGTATCCACCTCCGACGGCACCACCGCCGCCCCAGTACGTGGGCCGTCCCTTTCGCCTACCGGGCAATACGTCAACGTTCTACACCGACCAGCCAATTATTCCCGGCGGTAGCTTTACCTGGGGAGAAGCCACACGAGACGCCACGCGCATTCCTGAAACCCAGGCGATCGTTGACAACATTATTGGTTTAGCTCGGGCACTCGAGACAGCGCGCGATCGCCTCAACCGCCCCTTTCAGATCACCTCCTGGTATCGTCCCCCAGCAGTCAACGCAGCGGTGGGTGGGGCCACTCGAAGTCAGCATCTCTTCGGCCGCGCCGCCGATATTCAGGTACAGGGGCTTAGCGGTCGCCAGGTAGCCAACGCGCTGATGCTGAGCTGGCCTGGAGGCATGGGCATCTACGGCAATATCCCCAACATCATTCACCTCGACACTGGCCCTAAGCGCACCTGGGGATTTTAGAGCTAGTGCTTAACTGAGAATACAACGTGCCATACCGAGCTCCCGAGGGAGCCACATCTGCAGTCCACATTGCCCAGAGCTACGGCTGAAATGGACGGGTACCTGCAACGGATTGCGATCGCTGGTTATGATAAAAGCGATTAAATTGATGTTCGCTAGATTGCTATGCCTCAGCCCAAACATACCCAGGCCCACCTGTCGCGCACGGTGCCCAAAGACCAGTCTGAATTCTTCAAAAAGCGCACCCGTGATTCGATGGAGTACTACATGGGTGCGAAGCTGCTAGAGGTGGGGGTGAACCCAAAAAATACTGTCTACCGCTGGACTTCGGAGATTAAGGGCAGCCAAGAAGTGATTACTGTAAGCGCCTACTGGGGCGATTCGCGCGAAAAGCTTGAGGCGTCAGAATAACGGTTTTTTGCGGAGCATGTTAAGCCTGCTGAAGCCTCACCATAAAGAACCCATCCATGTTTTGGCGATGGGGCCAGACGCGCACCCAGCCAGCGGAGGCAACCTCTAGTCCGTCCCCAAAGCCGGGTGTTGGCGGCTGCACCTGCCAGATAGGATGGGTGCGGCAAAATGATTCAATCACCGCTTCATTTTCGGTAGGGTGCAGCGTGCAGGTGGCATAGACCAGAGTGCCGCCGGGTTTGACGCAGCGAGCCGCTTCGGATAGCAGAGCGCTTTGCAGCTCGGTTAGCGTCGCTATGCTGTCTGGATTTTGTCGCCAGCGGGCATCGGCGTGGCGGTGCAGGGTGCCTAGCCCTGAGCAGGGGGCATCGACCAAGACTCGGTCGGCCTGACCGTGAAACTGGGCTAAGTCGGTGCTGTCGCCCGCGTGGGTATGCAAGTTGGTAAGGCCCAAACGGGTGGCGTTGGCGGTAATCTTTTTGAGGCGAGAGGGGGCGCGATCGCAGGCCCACACCTTGCCACCTTCCCCCACTATCTCTGCCATCTGGGTCGCCTTACCCCCCGGTGCTGCACACACATCCAGTACCGTCTCTCCGGGTTGCGGATCGAGCAGTAGCCCCACTAGCTGGGCACTGGCATCCTGCACGCTCCACCAGCCAGCTTCATAGCCGGGCAGGTTGGTGAGGGCTCCCTGGTGGTTCACCAGGCGCAGCCCCCAGGGAACACCGGAGATAGGTTCTACTGCAATATCTGCGGCGGCAAAGGCAGTTTTCACCGCTTCGACCGTGGCCTGCTGACGGTTGACCCGCAGGTCGATGGAGGGTACCTGGTTAAACCACTGGCAGAGCTGATCGGTTTCTTCCGCGCCAAGTTGGTCGAGCCATAGAGCGATGAGCCAGTCAGGGTAGCTGTGACGAATGCCCAGGGCGATCGCCGTGTCGTCGGGCAGGGCAAGGGGATCGGTACCGCCTTCCGACTGACGCAGGTACTGGCGCAGCAGGCCATTTACTACCCCAGAAAGCTTACCTAACCCATTCGCCTTGGCTAGATCAACGCTGGTATTCACCGCCGCCGAGTCGGGCACGGCGGTGAGGTAGCGCAATTGATAAAGCCCCAGATGCAGCACAAGGCGCAGCACCGGGGGCTGTTTATCCGCTGGGCGACTGCCCAGCTGATCGATGAGAGCGTCTAGAGTGCGCTGGCGGCGAACGATGCCATAGACCAGCTCAGTGGCAAAGGCGCGTTCGGCGGAGCGCTCCCCAGAGGAATCGCTTTCGCTCAACTTGGCCTGACCCAATGTGCGGTGTAGGGCTACATCGGCGTAGGCCCCGGCTTGCACTTGAAGCAGCACATTCAGAGCTAGTTGCCGTGCCCCAGAAGGTGCAGCAGCCCGAGTAGTCACGATTTTGGCCAAGC is drawn from Leptolyngbya subtilissima AS-A7 and contains these coding sequences:
- a CDS encoding Tab2/Atab2 family RNA-binding protein yields the protein MTVWQADLHRPPLTSPSGEPLWEILLCSDDFVFSYGAMTAQSSVNKAWVSEQIGIALEKAGSPPEKIQVFRPQALSLLTVSCESLGIAVEPTRHTATLHQWLQQRAKWYPTQPNAVPIPYNPLHIESPPPVPLPENLWGDRWGFTALSAYDFEQTLPYEPIPLRHLLPSLMPSGLGLASTTPIPGIVVDAGRQAMALAQWIQANNPAWLSYVRGEPDGLILDAGLCDRWVFTTFSDPDVAAAGQRFEQRKQASQGLHFLLVRPDDSGMTSTGLWLLQQPGMIMQSSTRQ
- a CDS encoding D-Ala-D-Ala carboxypeptidase family metallohydrolase, which produces MNQVLRVNRATALVLRPEPPGQLAANEQVAIAAGSVYPLQSYAYADVDGGFNGHIKVAFRDSAPGGFNTWFVPSRDTQVESDGVVVYPHEDQEGMPVLWINTSTLLKRRPLDSALLNPSETVAVSRGQSYNLHSYAFADSQGNFNNHIKIAIRNPEDFVNGLSTWFVYTPQAFVTLDNDVVFPRPDPNAFVLRVTANTLFKRRPVDNSQLAPNERATASPGTAIVLSSYAFADAQGSFNGHIRFAIKYVKDDINGLNTWYVFQGHARVERAGVVVYPPPTAPPPPQYVGRPFRLPGNTSTFYTDQPIIPGGSFTWGEATRDATRIPETQAIVDNIIGLARALETARDRLNRPFQITSWYRPPAVNAAVGGATRSQHLFGRAADIQVQGLSGRQVANALMLSWPGGMGIYGNIPNIIHLDTGPKRTWGF
- a CDS encoding 16S rRNA (cytosine(967)-C(5))-methyltransferase, giving the protein MTTRAAAPSGARQLALNVLLQVQAGAYADVALHRTLGQAKLSESDSSGERSAERAFATELVYGIVRRQRTLDALIDQLGSRPADKQPPVLRLVLHLGLYQLRYLTAVPDSAAVNTSVDLAKANGLGKLSGVVNGLLRQYLRQSEGGTDPLALPDDTAIALGIRHSYPDWLIALWLDQLGAEETDQLCQWFNQVPSIDLRVNRQQATVEAVKTAFAAADIAVEPISGVPWGLRLVNHQGALTNLPGYEAGWWSVQDASAQLVGLLLDPQPGETVLDVCAAPGGKATQMAEIVGEGGKVWACDRAPSRLKKITANATRLGLTNLHTHAGDSTDLAQFHGQADRVLVDAPCSGLGTLHRHADARWRQNPDSIATLTELQSALLSEAARCVKPGGTLVYATCTLHPTENEAVIESFCRTHPIWQVQPPTPGFGDGLEVASAGWVRVWPHRQNMDGFFMVRLQQA